The proteins below come from a single Prochlorococcus marinus str. MIT 9215 genomic window:
- a CDS encoding secondary thiamine-phosphate synthase enzyme YjbQ, with translation MEQIFSKLKFMTHGEGFIDITYDLNLFIEKNNFHSGSLNLTSLHTSCSLTINENADPNVLQDLKKYMQSIVPYDSYLTLSKDRDEIFYQHYQEGADDMPAHIKTSLTNTCLSLSFQDGKMMLGTWQAVYLWEHRFDQKERIINVHIIGEKK, from the coding sequence ATGGAACAAATATTTTCAAAATTAAAATTCATGACCCATGGCGAGGGTTTTATTGATATCACATATGATTTAAATTTGTTTATTGAAAAAAATAATTTTCATTCCGGAAGTTTAAATTTAACTTCACTTCATACAAGTTGTAGTTTAACTATAAATGAGAACGCAGATCCAAATGTACTACAAGACCTAAAAAAGTATATGCAATCGATAGTTCCCTATGATTCCTACTTAACCTTATCAAAAGATAGAGACGAAATATTCTATCAACATTATCAAGAGGGGGCTGACGATATGCCAGCACATATTAAAACATCCCTAACAAACACTTGTTTATCTTTAAGTTTTCAAGACGGGAAAATGATGCTTGGCACATGGCAAGCAGTTTATTTATGGGAACATAGATTTGATCAAAAGGAAAGAATCATAAATGTACATATAATTGGTGAGAAAAAATAA
- a CDS encoding carboxypeptidase M32 has protein sequence MAEIQWNKLGAYLKETQILGSIQNTLYWDQNTGMPKKGAYWRSEQLTYIAKILHRRNSSEEFSDLIQSAKNELLNTEQNSNNQLFIQGKEKNINLLIKEFNRAKNLDPKLVESLAKAKSKGYESWQEAKKKSEFKVFLPYFEELVKLRIEEAKQISDQYSPWETLAQPFEPELTLKWLNKMFQPLKDALPEYIRGINKSKKYHWDLSPESQQNLCSRLLDEFGRDKDLVVVGKSPHPFSITLGPNDYRITTRIVEGEPLSSFLATAHEWGHSIYEQGLPSQSHQWFAWPLGQATSMGIHESQSLFWENRVVKSKSFSKRFFKQFVSAGCTLNNYFDLWKSLNHLEAGLNRVEADELTYGLHILVRTELEIDLIEGGLPAEDIPEEWNKRYGELLGIKPSNDSEGCLQDVHWSEGAFGYFPSYLLGHLISAQISSQMEREIGLLDDLIQNGEYQKIIYWLRNNVHKYGRSVNSMELIRTVTNEELSPNYFINHLKSKINDFC, from the coding sequence TTGGCCGAAATTCAATGGAATAAGCTGGGGGCTTATCTTAAAGAAACTCAAATATTAGGTTCAATCCAAAATACACTTTATTGGGATCAGAATACAGGGATGCCCAAGAAAGGAGCTTATTGGAGGTCTGAACAACTTACCTATATTGCAAAAATCTTGCATAGAAGAAATTCTTCCGAGGAATTTTCTGATTTAATACAATCAGCTAAAAATGAATTATTAAATACTGAACAAAACTCCAATAATCAACTCTTTATTCAAGGTAAAGAAAAAAACATTAATCTTTTAATCAAGGAATTTAATCGAGCGAAAAATTTAGATCCTAAACTAGTTGAGTCTTTAGCAAAGGCAAAATCTAAAGGATATGAAAGTTGGCAAGAAGCTAAGAAAAAATCAGAATTTAAAGTTTTTCTCCCATACTTTGAAGAACTAGTCAAATTACGGATTGAAGAGGCAAAACAAATATCAGATCAATATTCACCCTGGGAGACTTTAGCCCAGCCCTTTGAGCCTGAATTAACTTTGAAGTGGTTGAATAAAATGTTTCAGCCTTTGAAAGACGCTCTCCCAGAATATATTAGAGGAATTAACAAGTCAAAGAAATATCACTGGGATTTAAGTCCAGAATCTCAACAGAATTTATGTTCTAGATTACTTGATGAGTTTGGGAGAGATAAAGATCTAGTTGTTGTTGGAAAATCTCCGCATCCTTTTTCGATTACATTAGGACCTAATGATTATAGGATTACAACAAGAATCGTTGAAGGCGAACCATTATCAAGTTTTTTAGCAACTGCACATGAGTGGGGACATTCAATTTATGAGCAAGGTCTCCCATCACAAAGTCATCAATGGTTTGCATGGCCTTTAGGTCAAGCAACTTCTATGGGTATACATGAAAGTCAATCATTATTTTGGGAAAATAGAGTAGTTAAATCTAAATCTTTTTCCAAAAGATTTTTTAAACAATTTGTTTCAGCTGGATGTACATTAAATAATTATTTTGATCTATGGAAATCTCTTAATCATTTGGAAGCAGGATTAAATAGGGTGGAGGCAGATGAATTGACCTATGGTTTACACATTCTGGTTAGAACCGAACTAGAAATAGACTTAATTGAAGGCGGGTTACCTGCTGAAGATATACCCGAGGAATGGAATAAAAGATATGGTGAACTTTTAGGAATAAAACCATCTAATGATTCAGAAGGTTGTCTTCAAGATGTTCATTGGAGTGAAGGTGCGTTTGGATATTTTCCTTCATATTTGCTAGGTCATCTTATAAGTGCGCAAATATCTTCTCAAATGGAAAGAGAAATTGGTTTGTTAGATGATTTAATCCAGAATGGTGAATATCAAAAAATCATATATTGGTTAAGAAATAATGTGCATAAATATGGCAGGTCAGTTAATTCTATGGAATTGATAAGAACTGTCACTAATGAAGAACTATCGCCAAATTATTTTATTAATCATTTAAAGTCTAAAATAAATGATTTTTGCTGA